The Lewinella sp. 4G2 nucleotide sequence ACAGCATCAGCATCGTGCCCCTCCTCTCCGGTGGTGGAATGCGGGCCAAGATTTTAGAAGCTATGTCGCTGGCGCGTGTGGTCATTTCTACCTCCATCGGTCTCGAAGGCATCGAAGCCAAGCACCGTCGCGATCTTTTCGTAGCGGATACCCCCGCTCAGTTTTTGGCCTCCATTGAAGATTGTGTCCGCCGTGGCCGCAAGCTTGAGCGCATTGGCCGTTCTGCCGCCAACCGCTTCCATAAGCGCTACGACCGCCGGGTACTGGCCGAGAAATTACTCCGCAAGTACGAGCAGTTGATGGCCGCCGAGGTAGTTGCGTAAATCTCACGCTTTATAATTCGGGCGCTGCCGCGGGTGCGGGGTGGGGGACAAGTGAACCTTCCCGCGTACTTTTGCCGGAACATTCCACTTCGGTAATCCGGCCATATGAAGAAGTTCCGTAAGGTAGTTTTGTACGTCCTCCTCGCAGCAGCCCTGTACGTAGGTGGATTACTTCTGTTCGGTACCCTCACGGACTGGGCGCCGGAAGGAACCGAGCCGGCTCAAGTTTGGAACGCCGACCGGGCTAACCCCGAAATCCAGGACTCCGTACTCACCTTTCTGACGTGGAACGTCGGCTACGGAGGCATCGGTAGTGAGGATTTCTTCTTCTACAACAAGGGTGACTTTTTCTGGACGGACCCGGGCACGGTCCGGATGTCCAAAGAACGCGTCACGGCTAACGTCGGGGGGCAACAAATGACGGTCAAAAATACCCTCACCGACTTCTTCCTGTTGCAGGAAGTAGATACCGCCGCCCGCCGCAGCCACTACATTAATGAGTTGGACACGGTCCGCAGCGCGCGCGACCAGTACGCCACGGCCTACGCATCGAACTTCCAGAGCAAACGAGTGCCCCTGCCACTGTTGCAACCGTGGGACCATTATGGCTACGTCGTTGGTGGATTGGCCACCATGAGCCGGTATACGCCCGTTGAGTCCAGCCGCATCCAACTGCCGGGGGAATTCCCCTGGCCCACGAAACTGTTCCAACTGGATCGTTGCGCGCTGCGCCAGGAGTTCAGTGTGGCCGGTGGGAAAAAAGTGGTCACCTACAACGTCCACCTGTCGGCCTACGATAAGGGAGGAGGGATCCGGCTGCAACAAATGAATGCCATCAAGCAAGCGGTGCTAGCGGATTATGAAGCCGGCCACTACGTCGTCGTAGGGGGAGATTGGAACCAACTACCGCCAGGTTTCAACTGGTTCAGCCTGAACCCGACCGTTGAACGAATCGAAGCACCCAAAACGGTGGCCTTCGACTTCATGCCCGCTGGGTGGAAGTACGCCTACGACCCGGGGACGGCCAGCGTCCGGGAAAGCCACGAACCCTACGATAGCCACCGGACGCGCCGTTCGGTGATCGACTTTTACCTCTTGAGCCCCAACCTGCGGATCGCCCAGGTTAAAGGTCTCGAAATGGGTTTTCAGCACAGCGACCACCAACCCGTTTACCTGGAGGTGGAGTTGTTGAAATGATCCCCGTCTCTGCAGCATTCTGAACCCAATTTCTCCGCTTACGTTTGTTCCTCAATTGACCGAAACCTACCAGCCAATGAAAACTGCCTCCCCCGTAATGATGGCCCTGCTTGCCCTCCTCCTTTGCACCTGCGACAGCGCCCAGACCGGCGTAGCGGAAGAGCCAGCGGAGAGCCCGGAAGTAGTTTCCGAAGCCCAACGGCGGGTGAATGAGGCGTCGAACATCGCCCTGGTCGATTCGCCCAATCCTGCAGCTCCAGGATTTAATGTAGCGGGTTCAGACGCTAAGGCCATTCGGGTGGTAGATAGCCTCGTAAAGTACCACGGGGGACGGGCGGCCTACGATGCGGCGCGCTACTTCCGGTGGAATTTTTTCGGCGCCAGGACACTGAGTTGGGATAAACTGGAGAAACTGGCGCGGATCAACGTGCCAGAGCAAAATACCGTGTACCTGCTGAACTACGGAACCACGCCACTGAGTGGCCGCATCCGCGTAAAGGGTGACGAAGTGACGGACCCCGACGCGCTCGCCGAAGGGCTGAAAAAGGCCCACTCGATGCTCATCAACGATAGCTACTGGCTCGTGCACCAGTTCAAATTAAAGGACGACGGCGTAACACTGAAGGCCGCCGAAGACGTGCGGACCGACCCACTGGCCACCCGTCCTTCGTTCGTGATTGACCAGACCTTTGATGGGGTGGGGGAGACGCCTGGCAACCGGTACCGGTTGTACATCGACAAGGTAACCTACCGCATTAACACCTGGCAATTTTTCCGGAATGCGGACGACGAGGAACCCGCTATGCAAACTCCGTGGAATGGCTACGTGCCGCACAATGGACTCTTACTTTCGGGTGACCGCGGCGGCCGCTTTCAGCTGACGGACATTGGTGTCCCAAAGTTGATCCGAGAACGGGAATTCAAGGAATTTTAGGCAGGTTAGAAACCGATGCGCTTACGCTGGATAGAAAGCTCCTTTGTATCCAGTTTGAGGTGGTCAACGTCGGCCAACTCTACGAGGATATTGGGCTGATCGGTAGTCTCCGTACTACCGGCGTGGCGTAAGTCGTAACGGTGTAAAATGTCCCCCACCAGTTTACGGACGGTGCGAGCGTTGCCAAAGTAGCTATCGCGGTACTTATGGAGGAAGCGTAGGTAGGCCGCGAAATGCTTGCCGGCTGCTTCGTCCAGGTATGCCTCCTTTTCAGCAAATAGGCTGACGCCAATCTCGTACAGTTCTTCCGGTGAATAATCCTCGAAGCGCAGCACTTTGTCGAAGCGACTATCCAAACCAGGGTTAGCCTTCAGGAAGGTATCCATGTTATCGGGGTAGCCCGCTACGCAAACGAAGAATTCGCCGCGTTTATCCTCCATGCGTTTAAGGAGGGTTTGAATGGCTTCTCCGCCAAAATCTCCGCGTTCGGTGCCTTTCTGGGTGAGGCTGTACGCTTCGTCGATGAACAGGACGCCACCGATGGCTTCTTCGATCTTTTTCGCCGTTTTTTCTGCGGTTTGGCCGACGTAGCCGGCGACCAATCCCTGTCGGTCAGTTTCCACGATGTGGCCCCTTTCCAGAATGCCCAGGGCGTTGTACAATTTAGCGAGGATGCGGGCGACGGTGGTCTTACCAGTCCCCGGGTTACCGATCAGGACAGTATGAAGGTGGAAGGTGTTCAGGACGTCGCGACCAATGCGGCGGTAATAGCTGACGAGGCTGACGAGTTCGCGCAGTTGGGTTTTGACGTTTTCCATCCCGATGAGCTTATCGAGTTCCGCCAGCGCCTCATCGAGTAACTGCTGGTTGACGGGGATCGCCGGACGTTCTTTTTTCTGGAGAAGATCGATGCTCTCAACATCCTTTAAAATGACGCTACTCAGCTCTTCCGGAGTATAGCCATCGAGGTTGCTTTCCTCGTTTTGCATGAGGCGCAGGGCCAACTGGATCTTGACTTTTTCGATCAAGTCGTGGACGAAGCGGGCGTTGCCGAAGGTTTTGTCCCGCTCGCGGTACGCCTTAACGATTACTTCCTGGAGCCTGGCCCGGGCTTCGATGTTGAGGGTGATGCCTTGCTGTTCGGCCGCATAATCCGCAATGGCGTTGAGCTCTTGTGGGATGAAGTCCGCAAAGTCGTAGTGGTGCTTAAATCGGGATTTAAGACCGGCGTTGCTGTTGAGGAAGCGCGTCATCTCAGCGGGGTAACCGGCGACGATGATGGCGATGTCGCCGTTACCGCTGGACATTTCTTTGACCAAAATTTCGATGACCTCGCGGCCAAAGTCCTTCCCGTCGTCATTCGTCCTCGCTAGACCGTACGCTTCATCGATAAAAAGGACGCCACCACGAGCCTTGTCAATCACCTCTTTAGTCTTGGGTGCTGTCTGGCCAATGTATTCCCCGACGAGATCAACCCGGTCAGCAATCACGGTGTGGCCCTTGCTGAGGAGACCCATGTGGTGGTAAAGCTGGCCGATCATCCGTGCTACGGTGGTCTTACCGGTACCGGGGTTTCCGCTGAAGACGGCGTGGACGTCGATGCCCTGATCCATCTTAAAGCCCCGCTGCTGGCGAAGTTGGAGGAAGCGGATGTAGATGGCGTGCTCCCGTACTTGCCGTTTGACTGCCTGCAGGCCGGTCAGGGCATCCATCCGTTGCATGATGTCGGTGAACGATTCTTCAATGGCGGTCTCCGGGGCGAGTACTTTGGGGTGCTCTTCGCCCGGAATAAATACGGCTGGGTAACCGGGGACGGCCATGTCTTCATCCACAACGAAGGGAATGCTGACAATGAGTTTGTCCAGGAAGACCACGTTAGCTGTGTAATTGTCCGACCACCACAAATGGGGATTTGCGGCGCCCCACCCGGCGGTGATAACGATCTCGTCCTGGCTCTTCTTAATTTGCTGAAGGCGGACGATTTGCCCTTTGAGCTCCCGTGCCTCGTTTTGGAAGCGGGTAAATAACTCAAGGTGCCAGTCGTCTTCAGACTGCAAGTTGCGGAAGGTCAGTTCCACGTAGATGTAGCGGGTCTCCTTGACGGAGAATTCCTTGAGGTAGACGCGGTCCGCTTCCAGCACATCATCATAGGGCCCTTCGTAAAGACGAACGGTTTTGAGCTCCAGATATTTTTGGGCGGCGTCCACGTTGAGCCACTCGAGCTCGTTCTCGTCGAGCGCGTCGGACTGGCTTTCGATGACGTAAAAGTATTTGGTACCAATCTTCTGGCCGTCCACGTAGGCGTCCCAGTAGTAGGTTCCCTTTTTCCAGAAAGTGCCGGGGCGCTTATTGCCCCAACCTTCCCGCATGAAGATGAGCTGGTCAAACTTGCTGACCTCCTTCTCAATGCTGAGGTTGCAGATCTCCGTATGGCCCTCGTCTTCCACGAGGAAACACTTCAGGTCCACCTTGAGCGACCAGTCGGCCATGTCGAAGGCCTTATTGTACAGGCTGAGTTCCGTGTAGATGTAGGCAGTCTCGAACCGGTCGAAGACCTGGCGGTATTTCTTGACGTTCTCCCACAAGTATTCCGTGGAGTTATACACCTTCAGTTCTTTAAACTTAAAGGTGCTTTCAGGTGCCTTGATTTCCTGTCCGCTACGCATAAGACTGAGGGGTGAAAGAGATTGAAAGGTATGGTGCCGGTACGTACTGTCGTGCCTGGTCGCCTGGCTACCCTACAAATATCGGGTTTAATCCATAACAGTGTTTGGACACATAAATGGTCCTAATCTAAGCACGAAAATGCGGGGGGAGGTTCGGTGGTGTGGCATAAAAAAAGGCGCGCCAGGTCAAGCCCGGCGCACCCCAAAACCACCTATCTAAACTTGGCTGCGGTATGAATTCGCGCCGTGGCCAAGTTCGATGAGTTGCCCTATTAACTAGGATCGGCAATTTTGGTTGCGGATTAGAAAGAAAAAACTTTAAAAAATTTAATTGAATGGAGTGGAAGATGACAAAGGACCAGGTGCAAACGCGATAAGTATTGAAAAGAGTTGCAGATTTTGGAACTTGCTTGGCATCCGGCATAAGATTCTGCCAACAGGGATTGGCCGCAACTAATCTCCGCTCACAGCCATTAGCTGCGGGAGACTATCACTGACACAAACTACTCCTCAAATGAACCAAACTGCTCTGACCGAAATGCGGTGGCGCCGATTCGACGGTCGGAAAATTGAACTACCCATCGTAGATGCCGTAGCGAAGACACTTGTCCGAGAAAAGGAAGCGGGAAATAAGCTTAAGGTCTGTATCGGTACCGATTCTCAGGTCCGTGGTAAAACGGTGGAGTTTGCTACCGTCATTGTCTTCCTCCGGGAAAAGAAAGGCGGCTTCATGTTCATCGCCAACTACAAAACGGAGCAACGGATGAGCATCCGGGAACGAATGATATTAGAAGTCGGCCGTTCCGTTGAAATCGCCTACGCGCTTTGTAACCTGTTGGATGAGCACGGTGTAGCTCTCGAAGTTCACGCAGATATCAATACGGACCCCAGTTTCGCCTCCAACGCCGCCCTCAAAGAAGCCATGGGCTACATCTTGGGTATGGGCTTCGTCTTTAAGGCTAAGCCGGATGCTTTTGCGAGTTCTGCTTGTGCGGATAAGGTTTGTTAGTGTTTTGGTGCTTTGGTGCTCGGAATACCGAAGCACTGGGAGTTTGTCTATTTACTTCTGTCTTTTCGATTAGGACCGGGTTCTCTGAGCGCCCGGGGGTATACAGACTTTAGGTCCTCGTGGCGTGGTCAAGCCGCGCGCAGCAAGGGTTGAGCTCCCGCGAGCGTCCGGTACATCGTAGAATTTCCTAGCCAAGCCGGACGCTCGCGGGACCTCCTGCGTCGGACGCCACGAGGACCTGAAGATTGTGGAAGTATTTAAAAATGTTACCTTCCTTGGAGATCCGTGGGACTTACGAAGAATAGCGACTAAGAACAAAGACCACTTTAAGCGCCCGGACCTTGATAGGCACAGTTGAGCGGACATCCTCACACTTAACACACCTACTCCTTCTCTCCCACAAACGAAGCCAACGTCCCCTCATTTTCCCGCTCCTCCGGCAGCCGCCGCCATTGCCGTTTCCGGAAGTAGCGCAAAGAGATAACCAAAATTACCAACCAGTACACGATCTCCATTCCCCACGCTAATGGCAGGTTACCCCAGGAGCTACGGACGACGATGAAGATCAGGACAACGTACAACACCGCTACGGCGCTCTGAATGCGCAGTGCCAGTTTCGTTTCCCCCGCGCCAATGAGCCCGTTGAAGTAAATACTCCCAAAACTGAAACTGGCGAGGATACCCCAGAGTACCCAGAAAACAGGGTAGGCGAGGTCGAACAAGTACGCCCGGCCGTCTCCTAACAAAGGGTAGAGCACCAATTTTGGAAAGGCCAGGAGAGGCAAAATCATCAAGGACGTCACCCCAAAACACATCCACGCAGTTTTCTTGAGGACGATCATCACGTTGTGCCGCTCCCCCCGGCCCACGAAATAGCTCGCCAGCGTATTGATGCCCGTACAGAAACCCCAAGCCGGAATGGACAGGATGAGGTAAGCAATCCGAACAATGTTGGTCGTGGCCAGCGCCCGCTCCCCAAAGTTCTCGACCAGGCCAAAGAATACAAAGGCTGACCCTAAACCCACCACCGACATGGCTACGATCGGGACGGACAAAGAGAAGATCTCCCTGATCATGATCGGGTTGTACTTGGGTAACCGGAAGATGTCGTAGATCCGGTTCTTCTTGTCAAACGCCATGTAGATCAGGAAGACAATTAGGGCGACATACTCCGCAATGGTACTGGCCAGCCCGGCACCGGCAATGCCCATCTCCGGGAAGCCGTAGAGCCCGAAGATCAGCGCTCGATCAAGAAAAATATTGGTGGCAGCCAGGATGACGGTATCCACAACCACAAAGACCGGCCTGGCAATGCCGGTATACAGCGCAATACAAGCTACACCGAGGTAGCTGGCGAAGACGCCCCACTTGCGCATCTCCAGGTACTCCAGTGCCTTATAAAAAATGACGTCGCTATCCACCAGGCTGGCGAAAAGCCAGTACACCCCGAAAGTCATGAATAGGAACATCACTACGGAGAGCGCGGCCTCAAAGTAGACGGTGTGATAGAAGACCTTCCCGACTTCGCTGGGCTTCTTCTGGCCCGCTCTTCTAGCAATCAGAATTTGCCCACCCCGGCTAAAGCCAAAGCCAATTGCGGCTACGATGATGTAGAACGTCGCCACGAACCCAATGGCCGCGAAGTCGTCCTCACTGCGGTAGTACAGAAACACGCTATCCGTCATCGCCACCACGTTCTGGGCCGCGCTACCGATGATGATCGGCAGCGAAACTTTCCAGATATCGCGGTACGAAGTGGATAATTGCACGGGCTAAAGGTAGTGGTCCTTACAACGGGCAGCCTGGCTAAACTTTCGGCTTGCCGTTCCCGCAGTTAAAGCCATGATGGCCTATTGGCGGATTTGAACATCCTGATTCAGCTGAGCGGAAATAACCTCAGCGTCCTTACGCAGGTAGTCCAGTAATTCTGCCGCCGCCATTTTGTTGGGGTTAGCCGTCACCACGTAGTAGTTGCCATTCGGGCTGACGCGGTTCTTTAGCTGCAGGTCCTGCTTACCGTATTTGGTGAGCCAGGCGACTGGGTCGACGAGGGGGCGCAGGTGTACGATGATCTCCTCCCGCTCTCCATTAGCCGTAGCCGTCCGGCCATCATCCAGGGTGGCAGAACGCTGGCGGTAACCGTCCAAAGCCGACCATTCCTTAAGCTTCTGGGCAACGCTTCGCAATTCCGGCGAAGTCTCTTCCTTCCAGGTCAGCGTTACCGGGTTCTGAGCACCATCGTACCAGGTTAGGGTCGTGGCGGGCATATCCGGCAACCGGCTGGGGAAAGTACGTGGGTAGGCCTTAAAGTTGATCTGGCTGATGCTGTCCAAAAAGGAGGTTACCTCCCTTCGGCTAATGCTCTTCTGCCACGTTCCGGGCTGATCCGTGTACCGCTCACCTTTCCGCACGAGCAGGCCGTTGCTGTAGACGTCAAGGGTAAACACTTCGCACTCTCCGAAGCAAATACCTTCCCCGTAGCTCAGCCGCAGTAGGGAGGGGTCCGGTTGTTTGACGGTCGTTTCCACGAGGTTAGCGGGGTCGCAACCGGTAAAGTTGGTGAGCAGGGCCACGGCCGCAAGGAGTAGGAAGCATTTCATGTTTCATCAAGTCAGTGTGTAAATGTAGGGGGCTACTGCCCAACGCCAATCAGAATCTCCACTCGGCGGTTTGCCGCCTGTCCCTGCGGGGTGGAGCTGGACATAACCGGCACGTAGAATCCCTGGCCACCAGCCGTGACGCGGCCGGGGTTGAGTCCGGCACCAACCATTTGTTGGGTGATTAGAATAGCCTTGTCAGTGCTCTCCTCGTAGGCAACCTGCGCGTCCTCGTCGGATCCGTCCGCGTGGCCAATGACAAACACTTCGCTGCTCGGGTATTTTGCCAGCGTGTAGGCCAGACGGCGCAGCAACAGTTGCCCGTCCGCGCTGAGGACGTATCCGTCCGTGGTTACCAGCCCGTCGGCCAGGGTGACCTTGATGCGCTCGCTT carries:
- a CDS encoding endonuclease/exonuclease/phosphatase family protein, with protein sequence MKKFRKVVLYVLLAAALYVGGLLLFGTLTDWAPEGTEPAQVWNADRANPEIQDSVLTFLTWNVGYGGIGSEDFFFYNKGDFFWTDPGTVRMSKERVTANVGGQQMTVKNTLTDFFLLQEVDTAARRSHYINELDTVRSARDQYATAYASNFQSKRVPLPLLQPWDHYGYVVGGLATMSRYTPVESSRIQLPGEFPWPTKLFQLDRCALRQEFSVAGGKKVVTYNVHLSAYDKGGGIRLQQMNAIKQAVLADYEAGHYVVVGGDWNQLPPGFNWFSLNPTVERIEAPKTVAFDFMPAGWKYAYDPGTASVRESHEPYDSHRTRRSVIDFYLLSPNLRIAQVKGLEMGFQHSDHQPVYLEVELLK
- a CDS encoding AAA family ATPase; protein product: MRSGQEIKAPESTFKFKELKVYNSTEYLWENVKKYRQVFDRFETAYIYTELSLYNKAFDMADWSLKVDLKCFLVEDEGHTEICNLSIEKEVSKFDQLIFMREGWGNKRPGTFWKKGTYYWDAYVDGQKIGTKYFYVIESQSDALDENELEWLNVDAAQKYLELKTVRLYEGPYDDVLEADRVYLKEFSVKETRYIYVELTFRNLQSEDDWHLELFTRFQNEARELKGQIVRLQQIKKSQDEIVITAGWGAANPHLWWSDNYTANVVFLDKLIVSIPFVVDEDMAVPGYPAVFIPGEEHPKVLAPETAIEESFTDIMQRMDALTGLQAVKRQVREHAIYIRFLQLRQQRGFKMDQGIDVHAVFSGNPGTGKTTVARMIGQLYHHMGLLSKGHTVIADRVDLVGEYIGQTAPKTKEVIDKARGGVLFIDEAYGLARTNDDGKDFGREVIEILVKEMSSGNGDIAIIVAGYPAEMTRFLNSNAGLKSRFKHHYDFADFIPQELNAIADYAAEQQGITLNIEARARLQEVIVKAYRERDKTFGNARFVHDLIEKVKIQLALRLMQNEESNLDGYTPEELSSVILKDVESIDLLQKKERPAIPVNQQLLDEALAELDKLIGMENVKTQLRELVSLVSYYRRIGRDVLNTFHLHTVLIGNPGTGKTTVARILAKLYNALGILERGHIVETDRQGLVAGYVGQTAEKTAKKIEEAIGGVLFIDEAYSLTQKGTERGDFGGEAIQTLLKRMEDKRGEFFVCVAGYPDNMDTFLKANPGLDSRFDKVLRFEDYSPEELYEIGVSLFAEKEAYLDEAAGKHFAAYLRFLHKYRDSYFGNARTVRKLVGDILHRYDLRHAGSTETTDQPNILVELADVDHLKLDTKELSIQRKRIGF
- a CDS encoding ribonuclease H-like YkuK family protein, whose amino-acid sequence is MRWRRFDGRKIELPIVDAVAKTLVREKEAGNKLKVCIGTDSQVRGKTVEFATVIVFLREKKGGFMFIANYKTEQRMSIRERMILEVGRSVEIAYALCNLLDEHGVALEVHADINTDPSFASNAALKEAMGYILGMGFVFKAKPDAFASSACADKVC
- a CDS encoding MATE family efflux transporter; translated protein: MQLSTSYRDIWKVSLPIIIGSAAQNVVAMTDSVFLYYRSEDDFAAIGFVATFYIIVAAIGFGFSRGGQILIARRAGQKKPSEVGKVFYHTVYFEAALSVVMFLFMTFGVYWLFASLVDSDVIFYKALEYLEMRKWGVFASYLGVACIALYTGIARPVFVVVDTVILAATNIFLDRALIFGLYGFPEMGIAGAGLASTIAEYVALIVFLIYMAFDKKNRIYDIFRLPKYNPIMIREIFSLSVPIVAMSVVGLGSAFVFFGLVENFGERALATTNIVRIAYLILSIPAWGFCTGINTLASYFVGRGERHNVMIVLKKTAWMCFGVTSLMILPLLAFPKLVLYPLLGDGRAYLFDLAYPVFWVLWGILASFSFGSIYFNGLIGAGETKLALRIQSAVAVLYVVLIFIVVRSSWGNLPLAWGMEIVYWLVILVISLRYFRKRQWRRLPEERENEGTLASFVGEKE
- a CDS encoding DUF6438 domain-containing protein: MKCFLLLAAVALLTNFTGCDPANLVETTVKQPDPSLLRLSYGEGICFGECEVFTLDVYSNGLLVRKGERYTDQPGTWQKSISRREVTSFLDSISQINFKAYPRTFPSRLPDMPATTLTWYDGAQNPVTLTWKEETSPELRSVAQKLKEWSALDGYRQRSATLDDGRTATANGEREEIIVHLRPLVDPVAWLTKYGKQDLQLKNRVSPNGNYYVVTANPNKMAAAELLDYLRKDAEVISAQLNQDVQIRQ